The following are encoded in a window of Anopheles stephensi strain Indian chromosome X, UCI_ANSTEP_V1.0, whole genome shotgun sequence genomic DNA:
- the LOC118508139 gene encoding uncharacterized protein LOC118508139, translating into MQISRSSGSACRCSLVLLVLSCFLQVSLLVVFSDATSMYYKKVQGEKYEPDWVAVSSTVIPLVERVVSVGAHTKPQSHRKDGTETSEGLLRADESYKRAYVKHISKFTKIGTAGAEIQPGMLITGKTASSAAKD; encoded by the exons GTTCGGCGTGCAGATGTTCCTTGGTACTACTTGTGCTCAGTTGCTTCCTGCAGGTGTccttgttggtggtgtttaGCGATGCTACCTCGATGTATTATAAGAAAGTACAGGGAGAAAAGTACGAACCAG ACTGGGTAGCCGTATCTTCCACCGTGATACCATTGGTGGAGCGTGTAGTAAGCGTGGGTGCCCACACGAAACCGCAGTCCCATCGAAAGGATGGCACGGAAACGTCGGAAGGTTTACTACGGGCGGACGAGAGCTACAAGCGCGCTTACGTGAAGCACATCAGCAAGTTCACGAAAATTGGCACGGCTGGAGCCGAAATTCAACCCGGAATGCTGATCACCG GTAAAACTGCGTCATCAGCTGCGAAAGATTAG